A genomic window from Astatotilapia calliptera chromosome 12, fAstCal1.2, whole genome shotgun sequence includes:
- the plpp1b gene encoding phospholipid phosphatase 1: MMVCEQLKGETCAADRLHLVTPKSSRRPISSRDSRDCPFILKAETPRARRSNMFESTGIPLIALDIACLILVGLPFFILTPKHSPFKRGFFCNDESIRYPLKEDTISYQLLGGVMIPFTLIVIVCGECLSVYLSRVRNQSLGTKYISCLYKAVGSYVFGAAASQSLTDIAKYSIGRLRPNFLAVCNPVWDRINCKAGGYIVNFTCSGDEFLVDEARLSFYSGHSSFSMYCMLFLVLYIQARLRSQWARLLRPTIQFFLIATAVYVGLSRVSDYKHHWSDVFAGLLQGGIVAVLTVFCVANFFSQPVEPVVTQEEEASHASLQDNPSNGNHYGSTE; the protein is encoded by the exons ATGATGGTTTGTGAGCAGCTCAAAGG CGAGACATGTGCAGCAGATAGACTGCATCTCGTCACTCCAAAAAGTAGCCGACGGCCGATCAGCAGCCGAGACAGTCGGGACTGTCCATTTATTCTAAAGGCAGAAACCCCCAGAGCAAGAAGGAGCAACATGTTTGAATCCACGGGAATCCCTCTCATCGCGCTGGATATCGCGTGTCTTATCCTGG ttgggCTTCCATTTTTTATCCTTACCCCGAAACACAGCCCTTTCAAACGGGGTTTCTTCTGTAACGATGAGTCCATCAGGTACCCGCTCAAAGAGGACACCATATCCTACCAGCTGCTGGGAGGAGTCATGATCCCCTTCACACTGATTGTA ATCGTATGTGGAGAGTGCCTTTCTGTTTACCTGTCACGCGTCAGGAACCAGTCTTTGGGGACCAAGTATATTTCATGTCTTTACAAAGCTGTGGGGAGCTACGTGTTTGGAGCTGCTGCCAGCCAGTCTCTGACGGACATAGCCAAATACTCCATTGGTCGTTTGAGGCCAAACTTCCTGGCTGTATGCAACCCAGTGTGGGATCGTATCAACTGCAAAGCTGGTGGATACATCGTGAACTTCACCTGCAGCGGGGATGAATTTCTGGTGGATGAAGCCAG ACTGTCCTTCTACTCTGGTCATTCATCCTTCTCTATGTACTGCATGCTGTTCCTTGTT CTATACATTCAAGCCCGGCTGAGGTCACAATGGGCGAGGCTTTTGCGTCCCAccattcagtttttcctgattgCTACTGCAGTGTATGTGGGTCTATCTCGGGTGTCCGATTACAAACATCACTGGAGTGATGTGTTCGCTGGCCTTCTGCAGGGCGGTATAGTGGCTGTTCTAACA GTTTTCTGTGTCGCAAACTTCTTTTCACAACCAGTGGAGCCAGTGGTGACACAGGAGGAAGAAGCCTCACATGCCAGTTTACAGGACAACCCTTCCAATGGGAACCACTATGGCAGCACTGAGTGA